A portion of the Citrobacter rodentium NBRC 105723 = DSM 16636 genome contains these proteins:
- a CDS encoding LacI family DNA-binding transcriptional regulator: MKPVTLYDVANHAGVSYQTVSRVVNQASHVSARTREKVEAAMAELNYIPNRIAQQLAGKQTPLIGVATANLALHAPSQIVAAIKSRADRSGASVVISMVERHGAEACKAAVHNLLTQRVTGLIINYPLDENDAIAVAAACGDVPVLFLDVSDLAPVNSIIFSHADGARLAVEHLVEHGHQRIALLAGPHSSVSARLRLAGWHKYLAHHQRQPVAEAEGDWSAMSGFQQTMKMLTDGAQPGALLVANDQMALGAMRAISEFGLRPGVDISVIGYDDTEDSACYIPPLTTIRQDFPQLGEASVERLLKLAGGESAFGNQLLPVTLVKRKTVQRADAPAASPQALADSLLHLARQVAQLSPKM; encoded by the coding sequence GTGAAACCGGTAACGCTGTACGATGTTGCAAACCATGCGGGCGTCTCTTATCAGACCGTCTCGCGCGTGGTAAATCAGGCCAGCCACGTTTCCGCCCGAACCCGTGAAAAAGTCGAAGCCGCGATGGCGGAGCTGAACTACATCCCTAACCGCATCGCCCAACAGCTGGCGGGCAAACAAACGCCTCTGATTGGCGTCGCCACCGCCAACCTCGCTCTCCATGCGCCTTCGCAAATCGTCGCCGCGATTAAATCCCGCGCCGATCGTTCGGGGGCCAGCGTGGTGATCTCAATGGTAGAGCGCCACGGCGCGGAAGCCTGCAAAGCGGCGGTGCATAATCTCCTGACGCAGCGGGTAACTGGCCTCATCATCAATTATCCGCTTGATGAAAACGATGCTATCGCCGTCGCGGCTGCGTGTGGCGACGTTCCGGTACTGTTTCTCGACGTGTCCGATCTCGCCCCGGTGAACAGCATTATTTTTTCCCATGCAGACGGCGCGCGCCTCGCCGTGGAGCATCTGGTGGAACACGGACACCAACGTATCGCCCTGCTGGCCGGGCCGCATTCGTCAGTTTCCGCCCGGCTCAGGCTGGCAGGCTGGCATAAATATCTGGCGCATCACCAGCGGCAACCGGTCGCCGAAGCCGAAGGCGACTGGAGCGCGATGTCCGGTTTTCAGCAAACCATGAAAATGCTGACTGACGGCGCGCAGCCCGGCGCCCTGCTGGTGGCAAACGACCAGATGGCGCTGGGGGCAATGCGCGCTATCAGCGAGTTCGGCCTGCGCCCCGGGGTCGATATTTCCGTCATTGGCTATGACGATACGGAGGACAGCGCCTGCTATATCCCGCCGCTGACCACCATCAGACAGGATTTCCCGCAGCTGGGCGAGGCCAGCGTTGAGCGTCTGCTGAAGCTCGCCGGGGGCGAATCCGCTTTCGGCAATCAACTCTTGCCCGTCACCCTGGTGAAGCGCAAAACGGTGCAGCGCGCTGATGCGCCAGCGGCCTCTCCACAGGCGCTGGCCGATTCGCTGCTGCACCTCGCCCGCCAGGTTGCGCAGCTCTCACCAAAGATGTGA
- a CDS encoding beta-galactosidase: MNLNTDSLAAVLARRDWENPGVTQLNRLEAHPPFSSWRNADDARACRDATHKRSLNGEWRFAWFPSPEAVPESWLTDDLQQADSVQLPSNWQMYGYDAPIYTNVTYPIPVNPPFVPSDNPTGCYSLTFTVDDAWLREGQTRIIFDGVNSAFHLWCNGRWIGYGQDSRLPSEFDLSAFLTSGENRLAVMVLRWCDGTYLEDQDMWRMSGIFRDVTLLHKPLTQISDLRIATHFNDDFSRAELAAEVRLRGELCDELRVTVQLWDGETQVGECTAPLGSEIIDERGAWHDRVSLRLKVDKPSLWSAETPWLYRAVALLHTADGTLIEAEACDVGFREVKIENGLLLLNGKPLLIRGANRHEHHPQNGQVMDEATMVQDILLMKQNNFNAVRCSHYPNHPLWYTLCDRYGLYVVDEANIETHGMTPMNRLSDDPDWLPAMSQRVTRMVQRDRNHPAIIIWSLGNESGHGANHDALYRWLKAEDPSRPVQYEGGGANSAATDIICPMYARVDQDQPFPAVPKWSIKKWLSMPGEQRPLILCEYAHAMGNSLGGFAKYWQAFRQYPRLQGGFVWDWVDQSLIKYDENGNPWSAYGGDFGDTPNDRQFCMDGLVFADRTPHPSLYEAKHAQQFFQFTLLPGDGMRIEVASEYLFRHSDNEILHWSITLDGNPVAAGEAALDIAPQGRQLIALPDIAAPDAAGQLWLTVRVEQPQATAWSPAGHISAWQQWPLAEKLSVTIPPRAAAAPQLKVENAAFEVVVNQQRWQFCRQRGTLSQYWIADAAQLLTPLTDQFTRAPLDNDIGISEVTRIDPNAWVERWKAAGHYRAEAQLLQCEAETLSNAVLITTAHAWQYQGETLFVSRKIWRIDGQGELTITVDVDVASGTPHPARVGLSCQLAQVAERVNWLGLGPHENYPDRLSAACFDRWDLPLAEMYTPYVFPSENGLRCGTRELCYGAHRWRGDFQFNISRYSQKQLMETSHRHLLREENGTWLNIDGYHMGVGGDDSWSPSVSPEYQLSAGRYHYQIVWGQK; the protein is encoded by the coding sequence ATGAACCTCAATACTGATTCACTGGCCGCCGTACTGGCCCGTCGCGACTGGGAAAATCCCGGCGTCACGCAGCTCAATCGCCTGGAGGCGCACCCGCCGTTCAGCAGCTGGCGCAATGCCGACGATGCCCGCGCCTGCCGGGACGCTACGCACAAACGCAGCCTGAACGGCGAATGGCGATTTGCCTGGTTTCCGTCGCCGGAAGCGGTACCGGAGAGCTGGCTGACTGACGATCTGCAACAGGCGGACAGCGTGCAGCTCCCCTCCAACTGGCAGATGTACGGTTACGACGCGCCGATCTATACCAACGTCACCTACCCCATCCCGGTAAACCCGCCTTTTGTGCCGTCAGACAATCCCACCGGCTGTTACTCGCTCACATTCACCGTTGACGACGCCTGGCTGCGGGAAGGCCAGACGCGAATCATTTTTGACGGCGTGAACTCGGCGTTTCATTTATGGTGCAACGGACGCTGGATCGGCTACGGCCAGGACAGCCGACTGCCCTCTGAATTCGATCTCAGCGCTTTTCTGACGAGCGGCGAAAACCGTCTGGCGGTGATGGTGCTGCGCTGGTGCGACGGCACGTATCTGGAAGATCAGGACATGTGGCGAATGAGCGGCATTTTCCGCGACGTCACCCTCCTGCATAAACCGCTTACGCAAATCAGCGATCTGCGGATTGCCACCCACTTTAACGATGATTTCAGCCGCGCGGAGCTGGCCGCCGAAGTCAGACTGCGCGGCGAGCTGTGTGACGAGCTGCGCGTGACCGTGCAGCTGTGGGACGGCGAAACGCAGGTCGGTGAATGCACCGCCCCGTTGGGCAGCGAGATTATTGACGAACGCGGCGCCTGGCATGACCGCGTCTCCCTGCGCCTGAAGGTCGATAAGCCGTCGCTGTGGAGCGCTGAAACGCCCTGGCTGTACCGCGCGGTGGCGCTGCTGCACACTGCCGACGGCACGCTGATTGAAGCGGAGGCCTGCGACGTTGGCTTCCGCGAGGTCAAAATTGAAAATGGCCTGCTGTTGCTCAACGGCAAGCCGCTGCTGATTCGCGGCGCTAACCGCCATGAGCACCATCCGCAAAACGGTCAGGTGATGGACGAAGCGACGATGGTGCAGGACATTCTGCTGATGAAGCAGAATAACTTTAACGCCGTGCGCTGTTCCCATTACCCGAACCATCCGCTGTGGTACACCCTCTGCGACCGCTACGGCCTGTACGTGGTAGACGAAGCCAATATTGAAACCCACGGCATGACGCCGATGAACCGCCTCAGCGACGATCCGGACTGGCTGCCCGCCATGAGCCAGCGGGTGACGCGCATGGTACAGCGCGACCGTAATCATCCGGCCATTATTATCTGGTCGCTGGGCAATGAGTCCGGTCACGGCGCGAATCACGACGCGCTCTACCGCTGGCTGAAGGCGGAAGATCCGTCACGCCCGGTGCAGTACGAAGGCGGCGGCGCAAACAGCGCGGCGACGGATATCATCTGCCCGATGTATGCCCGAGTCGATCAGGATCAGCCGTTCCCGGCGGTGCCAAAATGGTCGATCAAAAAATGGCTGTCGATGCCGGGCGAGCAGCGCCCGCTGATCCTGTGTGAATACGCCCACGCGATGGGCAACAGCCTCGGCGGATTCGCCAAATACTGGCAGGCGTTTCGTCAGTATCCGCGTCTGCAGGGCGGCTTTGTCTGGGACTGGGTCGATCAGTCGCTGATTAAGTACGATGAAAACGGCAACCCGTGGTCGGCCTACGGCGGCGACTTTGGCGATACGCCGAACGATCGCCAGTTCTGCATGGACGGCCTGGTGTTTGCCGACCGCACGCCGCACCCCTCGCTGTATGAAGCGAAACACGCGCAGCAGTTTTTCCAGTTTACCCTGCTGCCGGGCGACGGGATGCGCATTGAGGTCGCCAGCGAATATCTGTTCCGCCACAGCGACAATGAGATCCTGCACTGGTCCATCACCCTGGACGGCAACCCGGTTGCCGCCGGTGAAGCGGCGCTGGATATCGCACCGCAGGGACGCCAGCTTATCGCCCTGCCCGACATTGCCGCTCCCGACGCCGCGGGCCAGCTGTGGCTGACGGTGCGCGTGGAGCAGCCGCAGGCGACCGCGTGGTCGCCCGCCGGACACATCAGCGCCTGGCAGCAGTGGCCGCTTGCGGAAAAACTCAGCGTAACCATCCCGCCGCGCGCCGCCGCCGCGCCGCAGCTGAAGGTTGAAAACGCAGCCTTTGAGGTCGTTGTGAATCAGCAGCGCTGGCAGTTCTGCCGCCAGCGGGGCACGTTGTCGCAGTACTGGATTGCGGACGCAGCGCAGCTTCTCACCCCGCTCACCGACCAGTTCACCCGCGCGCCGCTGGATAACGACATCGGCATCAGCGAAGTCACCCGTATCGATCCCAACGCCTGGGTCGAGCGCTGGAAGGCTGCCGGACACTACCGCGCAGAAGCACAGCTGTTGCAGTGCGAGGCGGAAACGCTCTCCAACGCGGTGCTGATTACCACCGCTCACGCCTGGCAGTATCAGGGAGAAACGCTGTTTGTCAGCCGTAAAATCTGGCGCATTGACGGACAGGGCGAACTGACGATTACGGTCGATGTGGACGTCGCCAGCGGCACGCCGCATCCGGCGCGCGTTGGCCTCTCCTGCCAGCTCGCCCAGGTGGCGGAGCGGGTGAACTGGCTGGGGCTGGGTCCGCATGAAAACTATCCGGATCGCCTCTCCGCCGCCTGCTTTGACCGCTGGGATCTGCCGCTTGCGGAGATGTATACGCCGTACGTGTTCCCGAGCGAAAACGGCCTGCGCTGCGGCACCCGCGAACTGTGCTATGGCGCGCACCGCTGGCGCGGCGACTTCCAGTTCAATATCAGCCGCTATAGTCAGAAGCAGCTGATGGAGACCAGCCACCGCCATCTGCTGCGGGAAGAAAACGGCACATGGCTGAACATTGATGGTTACCACATGGGCGTGGGCGGCGACGACTCCTGGAGTCCGTCGGTGTCGCCGGAATACCAGCTCAGCGCAGGACGCTACCACTACCAGATCGTCTGGGGCCAGAAATAA
- a CDS encoding MFS transporter translates to MHYLKNTNFWMFGFFFFFYFFIMGAYFPFFPIWLHDINHISKGDTGIIFACISLFSLLFQPVFGLLSDKLGLRKHLLWIITGMLVMFAPFFIYVFGPLLQFNILLGSIVGGIYLGFIYNAGAPAIEAYIEKVSRRSNFEFGRARMFGCVGWALCASIVGIMFTINNEFVFWLGSGCAVILALLLFFAKTDASSTATVADAVGANHSAFSLKLALELFRQPKLWFLSLYVVGVSCTYDVFDQQFANFFTSFFTTGEQGTRVFGYVTTMGELLNASIMFFAPLIVNRIGGKNALLLAGTIMSVRIIGSSFASSALEVVILKTLHMFEVPFLIVGCFKYITSQFEVRFSATIYLVCFCFFKQLAMIFMSVFAGNMYESIGFQGAYLVLGLIALGFTLISVFTLSGPGPLAFLRRQTNEAV, encoded by the coding sequence ATGCATTATTTGAAAAATACTAACTTCTGGATGTTCGGCTTTTTTTTCTTCTTTTATTTTTTCATTATGGGCGCCTACTTCCCGTTTTTCCCGATCTGGTTACACGATATCAACCACATCAGTAAAGGCGACACCGGCATCATCTTCGCCTGTATTTCGCTGTTCTCTCTGCTGTTCCAGCCGGTATTCGGGCTGCTCTCCGACAAGCTCGGCCTGCGTAAACATCTGCTGTGGATAATTACCGGGATGCTGGTGATGTTCGCCCCGTTCTTTATTTACGTTTTTGGGCCGTTATTGCAGTTTAATATTTTACTTGGCTCCATTGTCGGCGGCATCTATCTCGGTTTTATTTATAACGCCGGGGCGCCCGCCATTGAGGCCTATATTGAGAAAGTCAGCCGCCGCAGTAATTTTGAATTTGGCCGCGCGCGGATGTTCGGCTGCGTGGGCTGGGCGCTGTGCGCGTCAATCGTCGGCATCATGTTCACCATCAATAATGAATTTGTCTTCTGGCTGGGCTCCGGCTGTGCGGTGATTCTGGCGCTGCTGCTGTTCTTCGCCAAAACCGACGCTTCATCGACCGCCACCGTGGCCGATGCCGTCGGCGCTAACCATTCCGCTTTCAGTCTGAAGCTGGCGCTGGAGCTGTTCAGACAGCCGAAACTGTGGTTTCTTTCGCTGTACGTGGTCGGCGTCTCCTGTACCTACGATGTGTTTGACCAGCAGTTCGCCAACTTCTTTACCTCGTTCTTTACCACCGGCGAACAGGGTACGCGCGTGTTTGGCTACGTCACCACCATGGGTGAACTGCTGAACGCCAGCATCATGTTCTTCGCGCCGCTGATCGTAAACCGCATTGGCGGGAAAAATGCCCTGCTGCTGGCCGGAACGATTATGTCAGTCCGTATTATCGGCTCGTCGTTTGCCAGCTCGGCGCTGGAAGTGGTGATCCTCAAAACGCTGCATATGTTTGAAGTGCCGTTCCTGATTGTCGGCTGCTTTAAATACATCACCAGCCAGTTTGAGGTGCGCTTCTCCGCCACCATTTACCTGGTGTGCTTCTGCTTCTTCAAACAGCTGGCGATGATTTTTATGTCGGTATTTGCCGGCAATATGTATGAAAGCATTGGTTTCCAGGGCGCGTATCTGGTGCTGGGGCTGATCGCGCTGGGCTTTACGTTGATCTCGGTGTTCACCTTAAGCGGACCGGGACCGCTGGCGTTTTTACGTCGCCAGACTAACGAAGCCGTGTAA
- the prpE gene encoding propionate--CoA ligase, which yields MSFSEFYQRSITQPEAFWAEQARRIDWQKPFTRTLDHSRPPFARWFCGGTTNLCHNAVDRWLATQPEALALIAVSSETEEERTFTFRQLHDEVNVVASMLLSLGVRRGDRVLVYMPMIAEAHITLLACARIGAIHSVVFGGFASHSVAARIDDARPVLIVSADAGVRGGKVLPYKKLLDDAIAQAQHQPKHVLLVDRGLAKMARIAGRDLDFASLRQQHCGARTPVAWLESNETSCILYTSGTTGKPKGVQRDVGGYAVALATSMDTIFGGRAGGVFFCASDIGWVVGHSYIVYAPLLAGMATIVYEGLPTYPDCGVWWKIVEKYRVNRMFSAPTAIRVLKKFPTAQIRNHDLSSLEVLYLAGEPLDEPTAAWVTQTLGVPVIDNYWQTESGWPIMALARQLDDRPSRLGSPGVPMYGYNVQLLNEVTGEPCGVNEKGMVVIEGPLPPGCIQTIWGDDERFVKTYWSLFSRQVYATFDWGIRDADGYYFILGRTDDVINVAGHRLGTREIEESISGYPNVAEVAVVGVKDALKGQVAVAFVIPKQSDSLEDREAAHSEEEAIMALVDSQIGHFGRPAHVWFVSQLPKTRSGKMLRRTIQAICEGRDPGDLTTLDDPAALQQIRRVIEE from the coding sequence ATGTCTTTTAGCGAGTTTTACCAGCGTTCCATTACGCAGCCGGAAGCGTTCTGGGCCGAGCAGGCCCGGCGCATCGACTGGCAGAAGCCGTTTACCCGGACGCTGGATCATAGCCGTCCGCCGTTTGCCCGCTGGTTTTGCGGCGGCACCACCAACCTGTGTCATAACGCCGTCGATCGCTGGCTGGCGACGCAGCCGGAGGCGCTGGCGCTGATTGCCGTCTCTTCCGAAACCGAGGAGGAGCGCACCTTTACCTTCCGCCAGCTGCATGACGAAGTGAACGTGGTGGCGTCGATGCTGCTGTCGCTGGGCGTACGGCGCGGCGACCGGGTGCTGGTGTATATGCCGATGATTGCCGAAGCGCACATTACGCTGCTGGCCTGCGCGCGCATCGGCGCTATCCATTCGGTGGTGTTTGGCGGTTTTGCCTCGCACAGCGTGGCGGCGCGGATCGATGACGCCAGGCCGGTGCTGATCGTCTCGGCGGACGCCGGGGTGCGCGGCGGCAAAGTGCTGCCGTACAAAAAGCTGCTCGACGATGCCATTGCTCAGGCGCAGCATCAGCCGAAGCACGTGCTGCTGGTGGACAGAGGCCTGGCGAAGATGGCGCGGATCGCCGGGCGCGATCTCGATTTCGCCAGCCTGCGCCAGCAGCATTGCGGCGCGCGGACGCCGGTGGCGTGGCTGGAGTCTAACGAAACCTCCTGCATTCTTTACACCTCCGGCACCACCGGCAAACCGAAAGGCGTGCAGCGCGACGTTGGCGGCTACGCAGTGGCGCTGGCGACCTCAATGGACACTATTTTTGGCGGCAGGGCGGGCGGGGTATTTTTCTGCGCGTCGGACATCGGCTGGGTGGTCGGCCACTCGTACATCGTTTATGCGCCGCTGCTGGCGGGGATGGCGACCATTGTCTACGAGGGGTTGCCGACGTATCCGGACTGCGGCGTATGGTGGAAAATCGTTGAGAAATACCGGGTCAACCGGATGTTCTCCGCGCCGACCGCCATTCGCGTGCTGAAGAAGTTCCCCACCGCGCAGATCCGCAATCACGATCTCTCTTCGCTGGAGGTGCTGTATCTGGCCGGGGAGCCGCTGGATGAACCGACCGCCGCGTGGGTGACGCAGACGCTGGGGGTGCCGGTCATCGACAACTACTGGCAGACGGAGTCCGGCTGGCCGATTATGGCCCTTGCCCGTCAGCTTGACGACAGGCCGTCGCGCCTCGGCAGCCCCGGCGTGCCAATGTATGGCTATAACGTACAGTTGCTCAATGAAGTCACCGGCGAACCCTGCGGCGTGAACGAAAAAGGGATGGTGGTGATTGAAGGGCCGCTGCCGCCCGGCTGTATTCAGACTATCTGGGGCGACGACGAGCGGTTTGTTAAAACCTACTGGTCGCTGTTCAGCCGTCAGGTGTACGCCACCTTCGACTGGGGGATTCGCGACGCTGACGGCTATTATTTTATCCTCGGACGTACCGATGACGTGATAAACGTCGCCGGGCACCGGCTTGGCACCCGCGAGATTGAGGAGAGTATTTCCGGCTATCCCAACGTTGCCGAGGTGGCGGTGGTGGGGGTAAAAGATGCGCTGAAGGGGCAGGTGGCGGTGGCGTTTGTGATCCCGAAGCAGAGCGACAGTCTGGAAGATCGCGAGGCGGCGCATTCGGAAGAGGAGGCGATTATGGCGCTGGTGGACAGCCAGATCGGCCATTTTGGCCGCCCCGCCCACGTCTGGTTTGTTTCGCAGTTGCCGAAGACGCGATCCGGCAAGATGCTGCGGCGCACCATTCAGGCGATCTGCGAAGGGCGCGATCCCGGCGATCTCACCACCCTCGACGATCCCGCCGCGTTGCAGCAAATCCGCCGGGTTATTGAAGAGTAG
- a CDS encoding bifunctional 2-methylcitrate dehydratase/aconitate hydratase: protein MSVQELNIRPPFDREIVDIVDYVLNYDITSTVAYDTAHYCLLDTLGCGLEALEYPACKKLMGPIVPGTVVPHGARVPGTQFQLDPVQAAFNIGAMIRWLDFNDTWLAAEWGHPSDNLGGILATADWLSRNAVAAGKAPLTMKQVLTGMIKAHEIQGCIALENAFNRVGLDHVLLVKVASTAVVAEMLGLERDEILNAVSLAWVDGQSLRTYRHAPNTGTRKSWAAGDATSRAVRLALMAKTGEMGYPSALTAKTWGFYDVSFKGETFRFQRPYGSYVMENVLFKISFPAEFHSQTAVEAAMTLYQQMQAAGKSAADIEKVTIRTHEACIRIIDKKGPLNNPADRDHCIQYMVAIPLLFGRLTAADYEDGVAQDKRIDALREKIVCVEDSQFTADYHDPEKRAIANAITVAFTDGTAFDEVVVDYPIGHARRRADGIPKLIEKFKINLARQFPIRQQQRILDVSLDRTRLEQMPVNEYLDLYVI, encoded by the coding sequence CCATTTGACCGCGAAATCGTCGATATCGTCGATTATGTGCTGAACTATGACATCACCTCAACAGTGGCGTATGACACCGCTCATTACTGTCTGCTGGACACGCTCGGCTGCGGCCTGGAAGCGCTGGAATATCCGGCCTGTAAAAAGCTGATGGGGCCGATTGTTCCCGGCACCGTGGTGCCACACGGCGCGCGCGTGCCGGGCACGCAGTTTCAGCTCGATCCGGTGCAGGCGGCGTTTAACATCGGCGCGATGATCCGCTGGCTCGATTTCAACGATACCTGGCTTGCCGCCGAGTGGGGCCATCCGTCCGATAACCTTGGCGGCATCCTGGCGACAGCGGACTGGCTGTCGCGCAATGCCGTCGCCGCGGGTAAAGCGCCGCTGACTATGAAGCAGGTGCTCACCGGCATGATCAAAGCCCATGAGATTCAGGGCTGTATCGCGCTGGAGAACGCCTTTAACCGCGTCGGCCTGGATCACGTGCTGCTGGTGAAAGTGGCCTCCACCGCCGTGGTGGCCGAAATGCTGGGGCTGGAGCGCGATGAGATCCTCAACGCCGTTTCGCTGGCATGGGTCGACGGTCAGTCGCTGCGCACCTATCGCCATGCGCCCAACACCGGCACGCGGAAATCCTGGGCGGCGGGCGACGCCACCTCCCGCGCGGTGCGCCTGGCGCTGATGGCGAAAACCGGCGAGATGGGGTATCCGTCGGCGCTGACGGCGAAAACCTGGGGCTTCTATGACGTCTCGTTCAAAGGGGAAACCTTCCGCTTCCAGCGCCCTTACGGCTCCTACGTGATGGAAAACGTGCTGTTTAAAATCTCTTTCCCGGCGGAGTTTCACTCGCAGACCGCGGTGGAAGCGGCAATGACGCTGTATCAACAGATGCAGGCGGCGGGTAAGAGCGCGGCGGATATTGAGAAGGTGACCATTCGCACCCACGAAGCCTGCATTCGCATTATCGACAAAAAAGGCCCGCTGAATAACCCGGCGGACCGCGACCACTGCATTCAGTATATGGTCGCCATTCCGCTGCTGTTTGGCCGCTTAACGGCGGCGGATTATGAAGACGGCGTGGCGCAGGACAAACGCATCGACGCCCTGCGCGAGAAAATAGTCTGCGTTGAAGACTCGCAGTTTACCGCCGACTATCACGACCCGGAGAAACGCGCCATCGCCAACGCCATCACCGTGGCGTTCACCGACGGTACGGCGTTTGATGAAGTGGTGGTGGATTACCCCATCGGCCACGCCCGCCGTCGCGCCGACGGTATTCCAAAGCTTATCGAAAAATTCAAAATCAACCTGGCGCGCCAGTTCCCGATCCGCCAGCAGCAGCGCATTCTGGATGTCTCCCTGGACCGAACCCGCCTGGAGCAGATGCCGGTTAACGAGTATCTCGACCTCTATGTCATCTGA